The nucleotide window CCGCCTGCAAGCGTCCCGTCCGCCCAGGTCCCGTGCCTCGCGCCGCTCCTCCCGCTCCAGCCAGGTGTTGGCGTCGCGTGCTGCCCGCTCGTCCCGGTCGAAGTCGCCGCGTCAGTTGTCGAAGCCGTTGCGGTCGCCAGCCTCACGTCCACCGCGTCCACCCAGGCTGCCCGCGTCAGGCCAGGCCCGCTCGGCGTCCGCTCCACGGCGCATTGCGCAACCGCCGCCGCTCCTGCATCCGACGCGCCCGCCCGGGCGCCGTAGTCCTCCTGCTTGCCCGCGTCCGCCTCCGCACGTAGCGTAGCCGCTACTGCCTGGTGGGCGGCTTCAGCCACACGCGCTGCAACAAGCTCCGCCTGGGCGATGCGAGCCGCCCGCTCCGCTGCTGCTGCACGCTCGGCCACGGCCTCCTCGCGCCTGGCTGCTACAGCCGCTGCAGCACGTATGCTGGAGGTGGTGGAATGgttggaggaagaggatgaggagtgGAGAGACATGGCGATGGATTGGGATGGGGTAAGGGTAGAATCCAGATGAACTTAGGCTCTAGATACCATTTGTTAGAACCAAAACACAGGTTTGGGGCTGAATTTCATATTTCATTAGCCATGCCACAACTATGgcaggttggggatacatataggATAGCTTGCTTGAGCCTTAAGAAAGCTACAACATATTCTAGATATGCTAAAGTAGATGCTAGGGATAAAGATAAGGGCTGACACAACCACCAACTACTCTAGATAATTATCCTAAGTAGATAAGGACAAGACTTATAGCTATCATCTCTCGCTCTCTCCTGGGAACCTTCATTGGCTGCCTAGATGTTGAGGCATTGTAAAGATAGTGAAGCCTTTTGTACGGAAAAGTTGATAATGCCCTTAAGCTATGTTGAAAAAATGCACACTATTTATTATAGAGCAAATAATATTATTATACACATGGAAATTGTAAAGGTTAACTTTTTTTCATACCGTAGTGTGTCAAAAATATGAGGTAGACATAGAGGAAGCTGATAACGACCTTGTAAGAATACTAAAGGGCACAAGGGGCACCATTTTCATTCCTCTTGCTATGTTTAAAACCACATTAACATGGATCCATGAGACATGAGGCAGCTGGACCAGACCAGCCCAGAGGTGGTTGCTGCCCCACCACCAGCTCCTAGCCCCTAGGGGCAGGCAGGAAAGTCACACCCCTTCCTTGCATAAAAGCGACTTGTTTAGGAAAGTTAAGCTTGAATCAGGAAAGATGGATCACTACTAAAAGATTCCATACTTCAGTTTGCCTTGGGAGCTAAGTTGATGGCCTCTACATATAATGAGAGGTGATGTACCTATGGAATTAAGCAAGAAAAGTGGACCAATCTCATTATCCTGCTCCATGACTCTCCCTGCCACTGCCTGTCTCACCGTCTAGCTCCGAAATGGCAAAAGAACTCCTTAAGCTGGTTTGGTGGCTTGTTTCAGAATAGCTCTGATTACACTTGTTTTTGCTTTTGTAATCAAAATTAAATGTTTTGATTGCAAGTCGACTTCATTGTGGCTCGATTCGGCTCGGCGCGATTAGAAGTTGGGTCTCAAATGATATAGATTGtaacaaatataaaataaatcAATTTTAAACAAAGCTCAAAAAAGTTATAGTTGGCTCTTTGTCCACCCCTAACTGCCACCACCCTTCCCCACATGCTGCGCATGCCGCCTCGGCGCCTCCACCATTTTCCCTTGCAGCCAGTGAGATATAGTTGCTAGTAAAGTCACTATTGCCTCCCCTCACCACCAACCTAATTACGCCCCCAAAAAAATCCTCAGAGGACAGAGGATCATAATTGAATGCAACTATAGCAATAAAAAAGGGAACCTGGTGTCGTTAGTGTTGGACTGCTGGAGTAGTGGAGTAGCCATGTTCAGGATCATGAATTATACAATAGTGCCTTCCTAGCATAAGTGCATTTTACCTTGAATTTTTGTATCCATACATAGAACATGTACTACATCTACAAATTTCAGAATTTTATTTTACATACTTTTCACCAAAGAGGTGTAAGTTGAGTACTTGAGTATGTTCCCATGAAGAATTTCTGATCCAGAATGGTAGTATTTCACTATTTCTATATTTCTACTTTTGTTAGGGACAAGTTATGAATAGTACAGAATTTTATGTTTCCTCAAGAATGCAAGCCTCGACAAAAAGCTCAAAGAAAATTAGAAGTAATCCACCAGAATCAAGTCAACGTCCTGTAGACACGCGAGGTATTTGTGTATAAACCACATTTTTGTACCCTGATAATATATCCCCCCATCTGCTCCTCAGTACACACATACGGGGATATCAAGGTGAACCCATCATTCAAAGAATCCAACACGCCTTTTGTTTATTGATTGGTAATGAAGCATTCAGCATGAGAACAGTATATGCACCTGAAGAGATCGAACTTGCTTCAACAAAGCTTCAGAACATGACATGAGGTTACCCTTGGTCTTATGCCATCTTGCATACAAACCCCATACGTCCGCACTGCTGCCTCCACTTCTCACAATCTGGAAACACAAGCAAGATATTAACTCCGATCTGGTATCTAGTATAAGATGAAATACAATCCAGAGAGGTTGGTAACCTGCTGAAGGATATCACCAATAATATCTAACAATTGACTGGATTGGATTGTCTCTTTATTTGCATCATCTGATGCTTCGTGAGTATCAACAAAATTTGGAGATTGTTCTTCAAGTGTTGTCATCACCTTGTCCAATATACCAACATTAAAGCGCTTATTTGAGGATAAATCCAATACAGTTTTCCAAGCTTCAAGTGTCTGCAGAGGGAACTTAATATTATTTGAAgattcattttgcaaaaaaataggggggggggggggggggggggggggcattatCTACTGCTTCAAGGAACAATAGCAGCTTCGAACTAAATGCATGAGTAAAGTAGAGAACAAAACCACAGATAACAAAATGTCCTGTGAAAACAGAAATATCAAATCAATTTCTCGAAAGACATACTTACCAGTCGAATATTCCCTGTGTCCAAAGCAACTTTACTGTAATTTTCCCAGATTTCCCAGCTATTCCTCCTACAAATAATATATTGTTAATTTATAAATTCTATTACTGGACTTTATGGACATCAGGTGGAACATACTTGAACTTTACAGCTTCCCTAAATGCTTGGACTGCTGCTTGGCTTTTCCCTCTAATCATGTGCCTACATAATTAGCTACATTAAAGGTCAATACAAGATAAAAAATGATAGCACAAACAAACATCATCAATAAATCTTAATTAGCTATTCCCCCTACAGAACATATCAATCACACCCGACCATTACATTGCTCACATGAGCTCTGTACAGCATAACTTCTATACCATGTGATCTATTTTGTCTTCTTTTTTATGAAACAATAACGATTGTTCTAAAAGGCATAATAAACCAACAGACTGGCAAGTACTAACAACCAATGAGTGCTTGATAAGAGTAACACAAGGCTTGACTCAATGTACACAAATTTCCACGAAATGATTTTTGAAAGATAGACCATGATGCACAACAGCATAATACCACAGAGAGAAATGCCAAAACCAATATATTCTACAGAGCAGCTTGAATTGACAAGGtaaaacaggaagatcaaaattaaATAGAAAATATCAACAGCGTAAATGAGAAAAACACACGAAGCAAAATGTAATGACATGGTAAATCAGGGCACATAACACCTAGTCCAGCATAAATGCTAATGACGTTGCACATCAGGCCAAACCATCAGCATCCTAATACAAACAAGGAACAAGTATAGAAAGTGATATACAGGCAGGCTATGTTGTTCCATGCTTCTCCATTCTCAGGATCTATCTGTACAGCACGACTAAACGCATCCACAGCTTTGTCAAGATCCTTGTCCTGTATGAACACATAAACAGTAAATCTATTTGACAACATATGTTCTAAGGAAGCAACAAAGCTGATAAGTAAAGGTAATAAAAGCAAGTGGCAACATAAAGGCAAAATCATGTTGCCACAACCAAATTTAAGGTAACAAAGCATTGCCATGCCAAAGCATGACATGATAGTTGACTCCACACTCAAGTTGTCATGCCAACACATGATATGATATTTGTCCATACCACTCCATGTGCACTGACCAAGTAGATACAAATTCTACCGAAAAATCAATGTGAAATGACCATCCATATACCTATTAAATGTCATGATACAACCATTTCTATTCTGTCGGAGCATTTAATTAAGGGTAGAGAGTGGAACTGATATGGCTGGGATGTTGGCTTTATTCATCTGACTAGACTAACAATGATGGCAGGGGAACGAGCCTGATCCTAGGAGGCTCTGAACATAATAACTCAATTCCTGCTTGATCCCCTAATGCATAGCCAGCCATTAGTTATATGGCCTAATGGCTGGCAGATGTACTAACAAACTCCCTAACTTCACTCAGAAGATGCTAACTTGCTAACAAGATGCTAACAACCCCCAACAAAGTGCTAATCTGGTAGACCTTAGCCACTAGTAGACGCTGGCCCCTTCTTCTTGGTGTATTGCTTGCCAATGAAAGCGTTCGCAACAGGAAAAATTTCAATAACTACACCCTCAGTATCCTCCATGGACAAATATTGTGGATGTATTCTTGTGAGCCATGGATAAACATAGAGAAATGGAGTGTAATGCAATGGCCATTGGAACAACTCAGCTCATGCAAACATATTCCACCACCTACCACCTAGGTGGCTTCCTAGTCCAATATTTTAAATGCTGTGAAAAACACTTGATATCTCCCGCCTATGATATGATAAATTAATAATTAGTTGATGTTAAGGTATAATAGTCAAAGGGTATTAGTGTAATCTCCTAGTCTAGGGTTTTCCTCTTGTGTCTCTCATGTACTCTATATATAGTTTCCATTGGGCCTCAATATAATCATCCAGTTCAGTCTCTCTTTATTCATAACAGTTGAAACTTGAAAGCATATTTTTAGGAGCCTAAAGCCATAATGGGAAAACCTTAAAAAGAACCACTGAGGTTCCTGTCTTAACTTCCACAAGACAGCAGTCTGATCCTTAAAAAGAACCACTGAGGTTCCTGTCTTAACTTCCACTGAGGTGCCATATTGCCAGAAATGCAAAACAGTAAGTTGCAAATTAGTGATCCATAACAATGAAGAAAATAGCAAGACAGTCTTATTCAAATAATTATACAAACCTTCCATTTTAAGAAATGCCACTACAACATATGCAGAATAAAATATCCATACATACTTTCTCTTTGCAAAAGAATTTGAAACTTCGTAAAATTACCTTCCATGCAGCTGTGCCATATGCAAACCAGCCATCTGGAATCAAAGAGTTCAACGACAATGCAGATTCCCTATTCAAAGTTCAAAAGAAAGATATTTTGCAAGTTATTCACAACGAATCAACGATAAACAACATTTTTGCTTAAGATAGTCTTATACCATATGACTTTGGATGTATGGAAGTCATTCCTGTTGTACGCACTGCGAGCCAGAGAACGCTACATGAAAAAGTAAGACACTGTTAGAACAGTTCCACAATAGAAAAGAGAAACTGCGCAATTGGATGTCATTGATGGCCCAAACAGCAAGGGAAAGCAATGATGTCGCATTGCTTCATTCATGACTATCTATCTGAACCTACTTTATCCCGATGTCACTCAGCACCTCACATTCACAATGAAGCCTATCGACTACTTTTACTTTAGGCCTCAACACAAGATAAACTGTCTCATTCTCCAACATGAGACAACTTAACTGTTAACTGTTAAGCAAGTGCGTAGGGTGGCACAGCATGAGGAACCACAGTTGGCACATGACCAGAGTGTATCCAGATCCAATGTAAGTtacggattttttttttttttttgtgtgtgtgtatgtgtgtggaaaACATGATTGGAACTTCTTTAAACTTGCACATATCCAACTTTATTAAGAGAATAGGAACCTTTGAAGTTTCAAGTACGAGGCTTAGATGAAACTCAAATATTAAGAAAAGAAGGGGCAAGAGATGTTGCAAACTCAAACCCACACACACTAAGTCTCTCAAAGAATAGGGATCACCCTTTGATAAAAAGAAAAGGCTTGGATGAAACTCCATGAAAAATAAATGTTGCTTCTTTAGTAGAAGTTGGCTTCTGAAACTTGAGTTGACTTCTGAACTCTCTGGAAACTAGAAGTTTTTTTGTGAGCCTAAATCAGATTCATCAACAAATCTGATTTATTCCTCCAAGCCCAACCAGAAAACAAAATAGCACCTAATTTGAATATGTTGGTTCGACAGCACTTCAAAGCAGATAGATGTTTGTGGACCATGGATTGTACAGAATCGGGGGGGTTTTAACGGACGATTGTACAAAATCGTTACAACATATCACTTATCAAAGTGCTTTATAACTCCACATCCTTTTCTGGTAACTCCAGTATCATATTCATGGTAATCTCAGAAAGGCTTATGCTTCTCCCAACAGCTCTTATGGATCTGAAGTGACAGAGGCTGAGCCTACAGATTAATTAGATTAGACACTAAGAGGCCATTCATTTTAAAACAAATATAAAACCTGTCTTGAAGCTTTAAAGTTTCATCAAGACATATGGGAACATGCTCAAATCAGAACATGTTTGAAACTCCTCAACCTTGGTCTGAAAACTTTGGTGCTAGGTGAATGAGCTATCCTATTGTCATTAATACCATTTCCTAATCCAATTCCTATATACAATGATCCgccacaaacaagatgatcaaggaaACTGAAAAGAATTAACATCAACTTTACCATAGCTCGGGCTGATTTACTATTTGATACTTCCAATGCCTTTTTATAATGATCGTCATTATTTGTAACATCACCAAGTGAACACCTAAATGAGAGTCTCTCATCAGATAGCAAAATGCAAGGAAACAAAAAGTAAACATTAGGTAGAACATGGTCATTCCACACAATAAACACTAGAACTTGGTAAATCACTCAGCAATCCTTTATTTGTATTTGTTTTGACAATAATCAAGAATTTTTAACTGTTGTATCTACAGACTTTTATGATATTGTCTTCAGTATATTGCAGTTCTGATACTAGACAGGACAATTACTAGGGAGATACCTGAAAAGGTAAAAACTGAAAATGATATTTTGTGCATCTAAGATTTAATTTCTTTTGGAGAGATTGTGGAGAACAATCTTTAGGGTGGTATTCTGACATCACTCTTTACAGTAGTATTTATCAATTGTCTTGAAAGGATGGGACTATTCAATCTGACAGAGTCGTATATCACGTTAACGggagagcagccatgcattcaATCTGCATGACATAAGAGTCACAGTCGgaggaaacagaaaaaaaaaaaggagagaagCTTCGGTGACGAATACTTCTGGAAAACAAGATTTTGCTCATACCACTTAAAACTTTTGGACAGGAGTATAAGGTAAGAAATAATTGCTCAAGAAGATGACAGAAAATTTGTAACATTTATTCAAAAATGCAAAATAGTCCCAAGATACTCACCATAACCTTGGGTCATTTGGTGTAACAGAAAGCCGAGCATTTATTAGACTAACTGCATCAGCCACTTTACCTAATAATCTGCCAAATAACAGAACTTTAGTGTTTGTTACGGCAAAAGATTCAACTGAATGTAGGACGGTTCTATTTCAAGTTGAAATGCATACCGATAGCAATATATTAAATTGTCCCACAATTCAAGATCATTAAATATATCCAGTGCTTCTCCAACTATGCCACAACTGATCAAAAGTTCGCCGTATTCTCTTGAGTAGTAaaacaagtccaattcacattaGTGTTCCAGAACGGAAGAACAAAGAAGCTTATATATATTACTGCATACTTCCTCAATGCGGGAAGAGTTGGCATGTGAACCGCAAAAACCATTTTAACTCTTTGTGGGGCAGAAGGGAATTCTTTGCCGATATCTTCAACCTAataatatacattgaatttgtaTATTAGGTGCGATATACATTGAAAAACAAAACTTCTCAATCAAACCTAAAATGAAGTGTTTAAAATACAACACTGGCAAAAGTCTGGAAAAAAACAGGCCAGTTGCTCAGGCCTATCCAGTCAGGTTGGACCTAAAAAAAATATTGATAGCAGCAGCTCACAAGTAATGTAAAGATCTCAATATAACCAACTGCACTTCTGATCTGCTAACATTGGAGGGGGGAAAAGTCTACTTAACTATGTATTCTCAAGTCTCAACCACAATGGTCAATTATCAGCATGATTTCAGAGAGGGGGGAGGAAGACggagagaaggagaggaggagcgAGGGGGGGTAGAGGGAGaccgagagggagaggagggggcggggGAGAGGGGTAGATGGAGAGGGGGGGGGGTAGAGGGAGAGGACCAGAGGGGGAGAAGGAGATGGAGAGGGGGGAgggatggaggagagagagagaacaaaGGGGAAATGGAACTGGAGGAACAAATATTCATTAGAATTGAAATTATTTCGCATTCAAATTTTTCAACAGATATGGTTCTGCCATGAAACTGTTAGATGAAGAATGTAACTGTAAGTTTAGAGAATCATGGTTAGGAATTTAGGAACTAGAAAGTTCCAAAAATAGATAACAAATAACCTAAATCAACAGATTAGTTAATCCTGGAACAAGTGCAGGTAGCAACCAACCTATTAGTGCAATTTTTGGGTCTTAGGGAACCAACGAAAACCAGGAAGCAACTGAAATAATATACCCACATACAATTTTGGTCTTATATGAAAACAAAGTGTTAGTCATCCAAACAATAAAATAAACAAAGTAAATGGAACAATGGCATAGATAAATATCAAAGACCTGATGAGTTGCAGACATGCAAATACTCTAGTGATCGGGAAGCTAAAAATATAGGCAAACTGCAACCATAATGAAAAAGATACTGTCTACCTGAAACCTGAATGaacacccatatatatatatatatatatactgtgaTTATTTGAACCTTTGAACAAAGATTATACAATCTGAAAGTGATTCATCACTTACCAAATTCTCCATCATTAGGAGTGCCCTCTGATTTGTCCGACTGCGGGTCGACTCCCATCTAACACGCAGTATATCGCACAAACTCCTGATCTGAAATAAGGAAAAAAAAATATACTTCTCTGATATTCACCAAGCTATCCTTATTATATTTTCACAGACACAGGGAAAACTTGAGTAAATGATAGTGAATTATCCAAATATTGTTTGAGCACAGAAATGAAAATCTCCAGAACAGAAATAAGGTTGGAGTCAAAATTATGGAATGACATCCTATGCATAGGTTGTGGGCCAACACATGAGATTAGTAATCAGAGTAGACATTGAAGGATAAAAAGGCTTGCACAATGTTAAGAAAAAAAGTGTGAGCCTCAAGCAGTCAAGCAATCGAATCTTGATTTTTATGTTTTTGTGTTAGAACAAGAAATGGTGCCACACATGTTTCCACCAGAGCAATATAGTGCAATCAGAATCATACCACAAAGTAAGATTCCTCCTGAGAATCGATTGACTCTATATATGGTGCCATCTCCCACCCTGCATATAAAACCAAAAAACTTACACATGATGATAACATAAACAATCATTTGGGAAATATATACTAAAATCCAGTTAAACACATAGCATGGAAAAATACTGTAGTACTTCAAAAAATTGTATCCTCTCTCCAAAAAGACAAGGTCTGTAGCTTGAATAATGGTCTTGTCCATAAATGTTAGGCTTATTTCACCTTCCAATGCAAAAGATGTGCTGTCTCCTACGTACTGTTAAGGTATAATAGTCAAGGGTATTATTGTAATCTCCTATGCACTGTTAATGAACACTAATCTATCACTTTGCATCctcatatgcatgcattcaacattgtAAGAGACACGAATTAGGGTAGTCCAGTAATCTTTTATGCGGGTTCATGTGCTAAGATAAGATCTACTTCATACTTTTGTCTGAGGGAGTATGCAATATTAAGTAAAAAGAAATGGTCCGCATACAAATAAAAACTGAAATGGCATGTCAAACTATGACAGCTTGATTTTCAATGCCATCTACTAAACAAACTTTTTTCATTTGGAATCTAAAATTCCtccatgcaaaaaaaaaaatgtctGACGCTTTTAATTCAGAATTTTCAATGCCTTCGCATGATCAAAATAAACTACATGCTATTACTAAAGGAGCTACTTTATTCTCCATGCATATATGTGAAAAACAACTAAACCAGAACTCTCATTTAAAATAATTTAGAAAGTATGACAATTGAAGCCATCTTTGTCGCCCAGAACTCTATTTGCAAACAAGATTGTGATGCCAAATAAACTTCTTTGCATGCTTAAAACAGGAGGGGGGGAAATCACAAGTGTCCACGGGGAATGAAAACAGACATACCAGACATTTCATCACTACGACTCCTCCGGCTCACATGCAAGCATTGTGCAAGTACAGCAGCCTGCTGTATAGCCGATAGTGATATTTTTGCACTGTGGTTTGTTTCTTCACTGGCAGAATTACTCCCATCATGCACCAGTCTGGGCATTCTTAGTATGTCACAGAATGCATCGCCTTCAACAGGATCGAAGCTCCTTGCATTTTTTAAAGCTGCATTGTCATTCTGAGCTACTGTGGGTTCTGTCACTTGTCCATCATCAGAGCCTGATTTATTGGTCTTCGCAACAAGCACCATTTGAGACTTTGCATCCACCTATAACAATAGCTGGCTCGCTTCATTTTTCAACAACAGATGTTCGCTCTTTACATAATACAATATAAAGGTCAAACGCTATTGTTACTCCATTTTGACATGCGAGTCCATTTTCTTAGGCCTTGTCATTTCACTAAGTATGTCTAGTTCAGGAAACAGATGGTGTAGTTATTCAAATATGTCCTTTCTCTACTCTACTTCAATGCTGTAAAAGAGGTTTGCAGTATGCCACTGAAGTATCTGTAGTAAAATAAAATGCAAATAATATTTGTCCGACTTAGAATCTTCCTAGCTTGTGTGCACGGTAAGCTTGGATTTGGTGAAAAGGAGAAACTAAAAGGTACTGTCtccccaaattataagatgttttgctattctagatacatagttttttgctatgcacttagatatatactatgtctaaatacatagtaaaggCAACGTATCTAcaaaagccaaaatgacttataatttgaaacggagtatGTTTCTTTTAGTATGTTTTTGCGAAACAAAGTGATGTATCTATCAATCAAACTAAGAGGAGATGGTATACAAAACATAAAGAAAAAAGATCAGAGTGCAGTATAATTCACCTGGTGTATTGTTCGAAAACCAAGGATTCCTGTAAGGGAGAGGTGCAGACCACATGCTTCTTGTGCGCTATTGAGATGCAACCTACCCAAACATCCAGACAAGATCGtaagtatatgttcataaatGGCTATCAGTTTTCCAATCCTATGCAGTTTGAATACATATTGGCTGAATGCCTAAGGATATGTTTATGGTTGCTGACTTGCTGTGCCATGCTGTCCTGCACTGCACAGGTTACCAAGCTTACTATGATTTTTCAGTTACAGATCCTAAAATGATGCTTCCAATCAGTGGCGGAGGATAGATAAAGGCCAAAAGGGGTCATGTCTGCCAACACATCCACCCAAAAAAAAGGGTGCAGATTCCTTTAGAATTGTAGAATTTAAATTTGATGATATGTTCAGATTACAACTACTGGCCCCTCCTACTCCTAGAATCTACTGGAACCTCCAGTGCTTCCAACAACTGCATGGGAAGAAGTTAGAAACAAACAACCAATCGCAGTGACAAGCGGAGCCTAAGATGTTATAATTCTGagaaacaacaacaaagcctttaagtcccaaacaagttggggtaggctagagttgaaacccagcagaagtaatcaaggttcaggcacgtgaataactgtcttccaagcactcctatctaaggctaagtctttaggtatattccatcctttcaagtctccttttattgcctctacccaagtcaacttcggtcttcctctgcctctcttcacgttactatcctggcctaggattccactacgcaccggtgcctctggaggtctccgttggacatgtccaaaccatctcaaccggtgttggacaagcttctcttcaattggtgctacccctaatctatcacgtataccatcgttccgaactcgatcccttcttgtatgaccgcaaatccaatgcaatatacgcatttccgcgacacttatctgttgaacatgtcgtcttttcgtaggccaacattctgcaccatacaacacagcaggtctaatcaccgtcctataaaacttgtcttttagcttctgtggtacccttttgtcatataggacaccagatgcttgccgccacttcatccaccctgctttgattctatggctaacatcttcatcaatatccccgtctctctgtaacattgatcctaaatatcgaaaggtataaTTCTGAGAAACAGTTTACAATAATATATACAACATTTCTTATCTAATGTTTATATTATTTTGGCAATCCTGAGGAATAGGATTcctgtaaattttgtagtgtgACCTTGAGCAAAGAACAAATATTATGAGGAAATTTAAAGCTCTCAAACTGAGAGTGACAAAAAGACCTTGAAGCATCAACACGACCATATTTGTATTCCACAATTCCAGCCTCTAAGAAAGCAGCTGAAACAACATAAGAGCCTTCTCCATCAGACAATAAATAATCCCAGTAGGTAGAAACCTTTTCCAGTTCACCAAAATGGTCCAACATCTTATTCTTgtacacttgcacttgatcaaaCAAAGACGATGATAAGTCATCCAAGATGTTCTGCTGGAACATTGATATTCTAAACAACCACCATGGTACACTGCAGCAATCAGAGAGATCCAGACTCTGTAGGCTGGTAAACAAAAGCTTTGCAAAGACAATGAACTGCAAAAACCCAAAATACTGTAAATACAAAACCAGGAAGACATTTTGTGTCTGCTAAATTTGGCAATGAATAAACAAAATCAGACGCTTTGTCACCACCTATGGTACTAAAAGGCTCAATACAAATCAAAGCTTTTGATCCCAGAAATTGGCTTGACGTAAACACAAATACAGCCAATTTCAAGACTACTAGACTAGACACCAATAAAATACGAGTCCTATGGAGTATTGGCACAAGCTAAGGGCCTGTGTCTATAAATATGTTAAAAACATAATAAAAAACTCTATGATGCACTTTACAATTTATACTATATACTCTTACATTAGTAATGTAGAGAAGTTAGAATGATCAGCACTCCATACGGATTCAAATATGTTTGGTGGAGGAATTTGTTCTTGTAGATGCAATGATTTTGTGGTTCCTCATAAAGAAATGTCAAAGACAGATAAATGTCAACATATGGCATAGATGTCCTGTATCTTTAAAAACGTTGTGTTGTTGCCAATCTCTCATTTTAAACTTCGATAATGTACGTGCCAAAAATTGACAAACTTGCACTGATCAGGCTACAGTCTGGCATGGTTCGCATGAACCCTTAGTACCCAAGATGATGTAACATATGctcaacaaaaatgctatatgaGTATATGACACCCACATAAACTTCAGCTACTATAACTTTGCCATTTCCCAAAGCTCAAAACCCGCCATCCAAGTCTTTCATCGATGACATGTCATTTCAA belongs to Miscanthus floridulus cultivar M001 chromosome 4, ASM1932011v1, whole genome shotgun sequence and includes:
- the LOC136551438 gene encoding uncharacterized protein isoform X1; amino-acid sequence: MTCATRRPGFLREAELRLLRCTLPAPPSTPPPPASPPPAHPLGPAAASALAAVEAGDYEAALAAAAPHLLSASASSGPPGSAAQFYAELGAAARAFLLGDGDGGATGEGFECRCAVVLSAAVAALLAFTQQNVTGPPRKFPTFPFWISSLDERCYSKLGDVWDAWASYNLASFGSHVHGKFSLLQFIVFAKLLFTSLQSLDLSDCCSVPWWLFRISMFQQNILDDLSSSLFDQVQVYKNKMLDHFGELEKVSTYWDYLLSDGEGSYVVSAAFLEAGIVEYKYGRVDASRLHLNSAQEACGLHLSLTGILGFRTIHQVDAKSQMVLVAKTNKSGSDDGQVTEPTVAQNDNAALKNARSFDPVEGDAFCDILRMPRLVHDGSNSASEETNHSAKISLSAIQQAAVLAQCLHVSRRSRSDEMSGWEMAPYIESIDSQEESYFVIRSLCDILRVRWESTRSRTNQRALLMMENLVEDIGKEFPSAPQRVKMVFAVHMPTLPALRKEYGELLISCGIVGEALDIFNDLELWDNLIYCYRLLGKVADAVSLINARLSVTPNDPRLWCSLGDVTNNDDHYKKALEVSNSKSARAMRSLARSAYNRNDFHTSKVIWESALSLNSLIPDGWFAYGTAAWKDKDLDKAVDAFSRAVQIDPENGEAWNNIACLHMIRGKSQAAVQAFREAVKFKRNSWEIWENYSKVALDTGNIRLTLEAWKTVLDLSSNKRFNVGILDKVMTTLEEQSPNFVDTHEASDDANKETIQSSQLLDIIGDILQQIVRSGGSSADVWGLYARWHKTKGNLMSCSEALLKQVRSLQGSGLWHDQTKFLKYAQASLKLCKVYMEISSSTGSRRELLTAEMHLKSTLKQAMDFSDTEEYKALDNCLEEINNMIAATA
- the LOC136551438 gene encoding uncharacterized protein isoform X2; this encodes MTCATRRPGFLREAELRLLRCTLPAPPSTPPPPASPPPAHPLGPAAASALAAVEAGDYEAALAAAAPHLLSASASSGPPGSAAQFYAELGAAARAFLLGDGDGGATGEGFECRCAVVLSAAVAALLAFTQQNVTGPPRKFPTFPFWISSLDERCYSKLGDVWDAWASYNLASFGSHVHGKFSLLQFIVFAKLLFTSLQSLDLSDCCSVPWWLFRISMFQQNILDDLSSSLFDQVQVYKNKMLDHFGELEKVSTYWDYLLSDGEGSYVVSAAFLEAGIVEYKYGRVDASRLHLNSAQEACGLHLSLTGILGFRTIHQVDAKSQMVLVAKTNKSGSDDGQVTEPTVAQNDNAALKNARSFDPVEGDAFCDILRMPRLVHDGSNSASEETNHSAKISLSAIQQAAVLAQCLHVSRRSRSDEMSGWEMAPYIESIDSQEESYFVIRSLCDILRVRWESTRSRTNQRALLMMENLVEDIGKEFPSAPQRVKMVFAVHMPTLPALRKEYGELLISCGIVGEALDIFNDLELWDNLIYCYRLLGKVADAVSLINARLSVTPNDPRLWCSLGDVTNNDDHYKKALEVSNSKSARAMRSLARSAYNRNDFHTSKVIWESALSLNSLIPDGWFAYGTAAWKDKDLDKAVDAFSRAVQIDPENGEAWNNIACLHMIRGKSQAAVQAFREAVKFKRNSWEIWENYSKVALDTGNIRLTLEAWKTVLDLSSNKRFNVGILDKVMTTLEEQSPNFVDTHEASDDANKETIQSSQLLDIIGDILQQIVRSGGSSADVWGLYARWHKTKGNLMSCSEALLKQVRSLQAMDFSDTEEYKALDNCLEEINNMIAATA